The Amphiura filiformis chromosome 13, Afil_fr2py, whole genome shotgun sequence genome segment AAAGGCAAAGCCTCACCAGCTGAGGATGGTGTGAAGCTGGACCTTCTTGCAGCTGAAAATGCTGACAGAAGACTCTGTCCCATTTCGCCTTTTTGACCTTTTACGCCAGGTGTACCAGAAGATCCTACTGGTCCAGCCATTCCAACAGGCCCTACTTTTCCCGGAAAACCTCTTAAACCAATCATTCCGCTGTCTCCTTTCAATCCAGGATTTCCGATATCCCCCTTTTCTCCACTCGGTCCAGCTTCTCCCTTGATTCCATCTCCTCGTTCTCCCTTGGTCCCGATATTGCCTTGCATACCGTTGGTTCCGGGCATTCCGTTGGTTCCGGGCATTCCGTTGGTTCCGGGCATCCCTGGTGTTCCAGCTGGGCCTTGACAGCAACTGTTGCATGGCATTGGCTGTTGACTTTCAGGTGTAACATGGGCTCTTGTGTTGTACAAACATGCCAATGTTGTGAGAAGTAAGAGCAGTGATTTTATTAGGCCTGGTGGTGAAAAAGAAGTAGAAGCTTCTTTCAGTGACAGACTATCAATTACATTTGTATTCAGCTTTGAAATATATAGTATTTCAAGATAAAAGACACGTTCTTTAGAAAGATATTGTCATTGTAGTCATAGGTCAAATGGGGTCAGTATTTGGGTGTGATAAGGTATGAAAACAGTCCTTGTTGCAACAAAATTATAAGTTTATAAttttttccaaggttcctttgacatcgttaaccatcgcgtatacgtgcgcgacgtcaagcgtgtgcattagaccttgtgcaaaataatatgcgctggacggctagcagtacgcttaatttgtaaaagggaatctgaataacaGTACAGTCTCAACTTCTTTTGTGTGGCACTcgatgcataggcctacaataccACATTAAATGAGCACCCACAGTGTAAGGTTGTCAGCGTAAAAATATTAGTAACTTCCACTCGCACCGTGTTGTGTGTCGAACAAATTGCGAGAGCGCTGGTCGCTGTATTTGGATTGCGCacttaccatatttgcacagattgtgattcacacttttgttattggtcttCCTGTTTTGGCctgatttttggaaaggcaaaacgtaataattgtttattttttgaggaaaattgtgtgttatttggtaaagtgaagagatgaaagtgatggttatgaatgaggttagggatgaaatcaaaactcgaccggcggttgactgggggttccgtccggttgccattgtttagaacaatagcaaccggactgAACCAGCGGTCAACCacaggtcgagttttgatttaatCCCTTAATAGCTTTGCAtcagtaatatgtcgggcattgtgaaaaatctaaaaattttgctttggacctcagaatatcACTCGGGGTGCATATTCcctggttccaaaggcaaaatgtttagatttttaaacaatgccctccaaataaccgatacgcagttattaacctatcagggatgtgagagttcctcttttcagctgatttcctctttttttgttgccaaaattgatgtgttttcttttattttcagcccatatttggcgtttttaccctgattttacgctgtttttagtgattttcctcgtttttggtctgtggcatCTCACACCCCTGCCTATAAGTAGTCGCTCTACCAATCAGTAATGGAAGTAATGTTATAAACAAATTCCTACGCTCCTGGTGATTGCTGAGTAGATTTGTTCGACACACAACACGGTGCATGCAGCGGTTACTAATATTTTCGCTGACGGCACAGAGGACCACTGTTGAATATTAGTGACCGCGTTTgtattttggcaaataaataaaaaggattAGATTGCAtgtatcgcgtatattaatgaggttgtCAATGATATCTATCAATCATCAGTCACTAGTTGCGCTGC includes the following:
- the LOC140168720 gene encoding caprin-2-like translates to MPCNSCCQGPAGTPGMPGTNGMPGTNGMPGTNGMQGNIGTKGERGDGIKGEAGPSGEKGDIGNPGLKGDSGMIGLRGFPGKVGPVGMAGPVGSSGTPGVKGQKGEMGQSLLSAFSAARRSSFTPSSAGEALPFEQIHTNVGSDFVAATGRFTCEIPGIYLFTYNIGTNTHAPLIHLMMNEGIINSVYRSDENNHDIVSNTAVLQLDAGDQVWLKCFYSGRQIYSDSWRYTTFSGVILHEV